Within Crassostrea angulata isolate pt1a10 chromosome 2, ASM2561291v2, whole genome shotgun sequence, the genomic segment tattatctAAAACTAGGGTAGGTCAAAAATGAGGTGTCCAGGTAGagtagtggacaatgcactcgcctCGAGTTCGATCctcgtgatcgacagtggttgtatgtaatagggtatggcggtcgcccgcttgtacacgtgggttctctccgggtactccggcttctttcCACATAACTGACCCCCTCGCGCTTAAATAAAGTTCTGGAGGATGGGAATGTGTATTCTTTGCTCTAAGAGAATGATTCAAAGAACACTTACTctttaatttcataaacatCTCAGACGAAGAGTTATCGTTCAttattggtatttttaaaaacgaACAAAGCATTAGATTGTTATAACAACTATTCGACAACATATGTTTCGACGGCGATGTCCTTGCGAACCTTGCGAGAAATTTTTCGCacgtgaataaaagttggtttgcAGTTATTTAACCACGTAAAATCTTTATCCCCTACCATACTCTTTTTCAACTAACAAACATGTGgtatttcatattattatactttcatgttaaatactgaaatctgattggttgagACGCAGTTGTTAATCCGTTTTATTatcctcagcgttagcaacagaCCTGGCAACTGATAACATTATacaaatagtgcctgtttgggagggtaacagttgaaattgacaccccgaaaaaaccattgtcaaccgaacaggctctatttattttgttatactgaatgttgaAAATCTCATATGATATAAACAGAGTATTTAAAGTCTTTCTTTGTTGCAAaaaattgttgttgttttttttgtttttgtttggttttttatttattttcttaacagttttaaagaaataaacatttattggGTAAACcttgtaaatttaataagaaatatgCATATTGTTCAACAATATTATCACtgacaaaattaattaaaaatgtagtGTTTCTTTATTCTAACGAAATTGAAATAGCCGAAAAATCCTAAATGTTTCAAAATCCTTAATTTAATACCATTCTCTCCAAATGCAAGACATGAACAGTTAAAGCCTAGTTTTAAGTTGTGAGTGATTCATTCAAACTAATCTGAGGATTTTTTAATCGTTCATTCAGGAatgtaacacatgtacataaattcaaaaattaaattcattataaaattattaagagTTAGTTTCAGTTATACATGCACTATAATGCATGATCTATAAAGTGCTATTTTCAGCGATATTCATGCCCTAAACTGTAGAAATACATTTGTTGAGAATTCTTAATTAGTTCTTAACAAGAATACTTGAGAATACAAAATCCTTGAACAAATTTTGCTACTAAAAAAGTAAAAGGAATCGAAAAAAATGACCAGACTTTAAATACCATCTTactttgaaatcattttttttttttactaaaataaacattaagtaAAGAGAGCTAGATGGTGAGATCTTTTTTATACGGTATTTATCTTCTTTCGAAGGAGAGCTCTATATGAAAAATGTACAGGGAAATTCTCAAATTTAAAGGAATAAAtttatcgattttttttctttagttaaAACAGTTTATAGGtaaacaaatcatttaaaaaaataaaaataaaaaaaacattaggGTAAATCTGatagttaatttgttgaccattcaaCTTCCTTCAGCATGCATTACTGAAAATCAATCAATCAGAAAGTCACTATATAAAAACTATACATTAATCATAAACCATACATTATTCATGTTGAAAACAGACTGTGTGACTCGTGAAGCACATGCAGTATTTAAAATAGTCTTTGTTAAAATTCCTAAAACTTTAGGCCGTTTAAAGTTTGCTGTACGTGTACGATGACTAGCCTTCTTCAGTTGATTATTCATCGATTATATTGTCTTTCATGCTGATAAAATGTTTACTTCTTGTTGCACTTCTTTTAATTTGTGTAGTCAGGAATAAAATCAATGAATGCAGTTCAAGAAAAAATTGCAGGAGGGCGGCCCGGACACACATTTTACAGACCTATAGAATTGTTTTTAATGGCGAGTAAACTCCATCATCTGAACGGATTTATCTATAAGCAAATGAGGATTTATGactaatctttttttttggaaatcacAATGTACCTATAggaacagataaaaaaaaaattgatttgtgtatttcatatgaaaagaaaaacatggcTGACCAAAATTGGCAGGCATCGAACTCATTGATAAAATGTATTCGAATGATGTATGAAAATCACCTTGACGACGGTGACGTCACATTCAACGTTGGGAGAGAGGGCGCTGTAGTTAAGGCCCACAGGTTTATTCTGATGTGTAGGAGCAGCGTTCTGTGTGATATGGTCAAAGATGGAGAGGGTTCACAAACTCTGACCATCAGAGAAATAGAGCCAGATATATTTCACCAATTTTTAGAGTAAGTGAGATTTTACTTTAAAGTAGTTTGCAGGTTTACTGACTTTACTAATAGACATGGAAACTATAAACAACTTTACTTTGcataattgaaaaaaaccccgaaaacttTCACTACCAAGAAACCattgataatcattttttttaattgttaacttGTTAATTGTTTAATCTAACTGCATATGCTATCGACACTCTAAATTTctaaattcaactttgtattttattgaaatgcCGATCCTTTTACTTAAATTTGTCGACATTGCTTTGTTTGAGATAGCATCACGCCAaactgaaataatttaattctggttgttacgcgctttctgattggctaaaaaaaatttttttatatcgtataaagaatgttgtctacgtcatagtaagactaacgtcaaacatgtatcaatacacctgacgttacgtttgaattttgtacaattttacgtcattttaaaggtaaaatgatcgtttttatctacaatgaagagtagaaaaattaaattataagcaatgaatttaatatttattagttttatacgataaaaaatggtttggaacagtttacgcttttttataagcaatgaattcagtatctattagttttatacgatataaaatggtttgaaacagtttacgcttttttataaaccgaaagcgtaaactgccccaaactattttatatcgtataaaacaaataaatattgaattcattccttaaataaaccATAGAAACGAATAGATTTTGcaagaaaatatttatgaaatgttgttttttaaacataaattttgtttatttgtatttttttcatgctATATTATTGCACTTTAACGTAAGTGATTATGTTTAAGTTGGAATTATATTTAACTGTatgatatgtaaatataaacataatctttcaaaaatgcaaacatttttctacTCAATTCAGATTTTTGTACACAGACAAGACAAGTGTTACCATGGACAACCTGGAggatttattattttgtgcCGATAAATTCAAAACGGATCTTCTAGCGTCACTCTGTCGAACTTCTCTAGTGACATTTATTTCAACAAGCTTGGTTTGCAAAGTGATGGATATTGCTCAGCGTTTTAGTGACTCAGAAATTATTGATATATGCTTAAAAAAAGTTGACGACGAAATTCCGAAATTTCTTTTTACTGAAGATTTTTTGAGCATGTGTCCATCCTGTATTTACAAGATTTTCCAACGAGACAGCATTTCAGCGCCAGAGGAATTAATATTTGATCAAGTCGTTAAGTGGTCAAAGGAGGAATGCAGCAGACAAAATATTCTAGACACAGgagaaaaccaaagaaaagtGTTAGGGGACATATTAAAAGAAATCCGTTTTCCCATTATGGAGCATCGTTATTTAAACGATGTGGTTTGTGAATCTGGTATTTTGAATAATGAAGAAAAAGTGGACATATTGCGACAGCAACTGCAAATTAAAGATACAGGTGGATATCTGTTCAAAAAGAGAGAAAGGAAGAAGCAACCAACAAAACTGATGATAAGTAGCACAACTCGAAGACAACTATTTGCCAGCATCCAAAGATACAGCTTAAATGACAATGAAGGGCTTACATTGTCTGTAAATTACGCTGCCGTTTTAGTTGGAGTTTATCTAAATTTCGAAAGTTTCGTAGACGAGGATGATATCGAAAATGTCGTCGTCAAGCTGTCGCAGAAAGATGACCAAAGTTCACAAAGATTCGCCGTTCCTCTTTCGGAGTGCAAAGCCGATAAATACGTAAAGCTATATCCTCGTTACCTAATAAAACTTTCTGGAAATATAGAATACATCATATCGATAGGTTTTGAATGTGCACCTACTTCTATTCGAAAATGGGGTCTTGTTAAGAACGTAAAGATTAATCAAACGCCCATGACAATTAATTACACAGCAAGGATGGACTTCAATGGAAAAAAGTTGTCAATTTTCCAAAAACAATCCCGGAGTGTTGACTTGCAGCATAACTTGCAGCTAATTTGTGGGTTTTGCATGATATAAAAGTCAAAGGTTAAATAATAAGTTTTATTTTGACGTCAGAAACATTAATAGATGttaaagtaaaacatttcaagcgaaaatcaaaatttactgTTAAGCCTACTGGTGGTGGATGGATGGGGGTGGAGGATTCCATGAACACGTATTTGAAATTGCGCGTAAGATATTTTGAGACGTTAACTTATTCGCAGACAAAACAGGAAGTTGAATATTGAAGTTTAAGCattgaattatttgttttgttaactgTTTTCATAACTCCAACACTGTGTGCAAAGGAATTTTCATAACGGGTTAAAGCGTTTCACAAAATTTGTGTTTACATGCCTGTAATTAAATTGAGCgttgattttattgttgatATGACCTTCCCCCATCTGCACTGACAATGGTAAGATTGAAATGCTGTTAAAATACAGTTATGGAAGGACACAACGTAATTCATAGAGACATGGCTAGGATATTTGAGCATACGTATATCAATGCGGAAAGCGTTGCTAACAATGAAAATCGGTACTGTAACAAACTGTAATTCTCAGATTTGTTGTTTACCCTATATCCATGGTTTATCCCAGGTTAGTCAAATATAATATTCTCTTGGGGAGCCCCTTGTTTTGAATATCCTTGGTTTAGATCCTGGTAATCagttacattgtaaataaagtcCTTGTGGGAGCCCCTCGGTTACACCTTTAATAGTAAGGAAAGATAATCCTAACAGAGCAGCGGATCTGCAGTTGACGAACCTACTAACAGAATAGCAGGGCTAACTAAagacattattaatttttattttcattgtttagtTATGTTCTTTAACTTTGTTATCAAGTATTTTAGAACTTTTTCCTTATATAACGCTTTCTGTGCAAATTCACTGTTATTTCTGCGTATCATCAGACTGGGTCAAGAGGTCAAAGAAGCGGATGAATAATCTGTGTCACTACTTTTTCTATACACAAACTAACTGCCTATAACGTTTAAATGCGCATAGTATCgtaaaaaacccaaatatatTAGGCATTAAGATAAGCTCACTTAAAAACACATCTATAGTTTGATAAACGAAATAATATTATTCATTTGCAAAACACGTGGTTGTTGATGAAACTTAAAGCTATGGAAAGCAGTTTGAGTCAATAAAAGATTTGTATACGGAAATGTATGGAGTCGCATTAATATCATAGTTATTATGTCTGTAAATGTATGTGTATTGTAACAACAATTCATTTGTCTTTTGTAGCTTTTTACTAATaaattcggaatacactcggaatacatcgcgcaattttttaacattatcatccgtgcttattaatggctgatgcaatgcaaaatctccatagactttcaattttaaaccgggttttccgaaggaaaaatctagttattaaaatggtgaaaatggcgggcgggtgggcggctgccaaatgggtaccctcattgtacggataactcctcctacagttttcaaggtaggaagttgttcttttgcagatcaattgtacatatattagaggtgtgcatattgctaggattttgatttctgataatttatgaaaaaataccagcttttgatcTTAGTCattttatgacaaaatattgcatatagggtaccctcattgtacggataactcctcctacagttttcaagataggaagttgttcttctgcagatcaattgtacatatatcagaggtgtgcatattgctaggattttgatttccaatgaTTTaccgaaaaaataccagcttttgaacttagtcattttttggcaaaatattgcatatagggtactctcattgtacggataactcctccgacagttttcaagataggaagttgttctgttgcagatcaattgtacttatataagaggtatgcatattgctaggattttgatttccgataatttatggaaaaaaaatactagcttttgaacttagtcattttttggcaaaatgttgcatatagggtactccatttcactggatacgggttgacatggattatggatacagttcacattaaagaaaacccggtttgctgtcacattgacagcttttcacttgttggATGTGTATCGAAACCTGAAGCGATAGAGGGAGCGTTTCAatacagataatctggacatttttcatattagtggacggacgtagtttgagcacaaaggtatttactatttttgaaatatcaagcaacaAGTGGTGGAatcaaaaactcgggacagagtataaatcGCATTGATGAACGTCAGTGCCCAAGTTGGAATCGCGTATTTATACTATATATACtatatttatctaaaattaCCTTATTCATTTTCTCCCcatatatttttgtacacaGACAAGTGTAACCAAAGTCAACCTGGAggatttattattttgtgccgataaatacaaaatgaatcTGCTAGCGTCGCTCTGTTGAACTTCTCTAGCGACATTTATTTCAACAAGCTTGGTTTGTTTAGTCATGGAAATTGCTCAGCGTTAAAGCGACtcataaattttt encodes:
- the LOC128174896 gene encoding BTB/POZ domain-containing protein 2-like; the protein is MADQNWQASNSLIKCIRMMYENHLDDGDVTFNVGREGAVVKAHRFILMCRSSVLCDMVKDGEGSQTLTIREIEPDIFHQFLEFLYTDKTSVTMDNLEDLLFCADKFKTDLLASLCRTSLVTFISTSLVCKVMDIAQRFSDSEIIDICLKKVDDEIPKFLFTEDFLSMCPSCIYKIFQRDSISAPEELIFDQVVKWSKEECSRQNILDTGENQRKVLGDILKEIRFPIMEHRYLNDVVCESGILNNEEKVDILRQQLQIKDTGGYLFKKRERKKQPTKLMISSTTRRQLFASIQRYSLNDNEGLTLSVNYAAVLVGVYLNFESFVDEDDIENVVVKLSQKDDQSSQRFAVPLSECKADKYVKLYPRYLIKLSGNIEYIISIAFY